One Leisingera sp. M658 genomic window carries:
- the hpaR gene encoding homoprotocatechuate degradation operon regulator HpaR: MTRMMPSTDRSLPIALLRARERVMGPIRALLSGAGLTEQQWRVLRVVQESGPIDPTQIAELACLLLPSLTRILQKLEEKQLITRERDKEDRRRQVVQIAPEGEKVIAGNIEASLALMNRTRQKMGEDRYEALLDLLNELDEIDLSE, translated from the coding sequence ATGACCAGGATGATGCCCTCTACCGACCGTTCGCTGCCGATTGCCCTTCTCAGGGCGCGGGAGCGTGTGATGGGACCGATCCGTGCGCTGCTGAGCGGCGCCGGTCTGACCGAACAGCAATGGCGTGTCCTGCGGGTGGTGCAGGAAAGCGGGCCGATTGATCCGACCCAGATTGCCGAGCTGGCCTGCCTGCTGCTGCCCAGCCTGACGCGGATCTTGCAGAAACTTGAGGAAAAGCAGCTGATTACCCGGGAGCGCGACAAGGAAGACCGCCGCCGCCAGGTGGTGCAGATCGCACCGGAGGGGGAGAAGGTCATCGCAGGCAACATTGAGGCGAGCCTCGCGCTGATGAACCGGACCCGTCAGAAGATGGGTGAGGACCGCTATGAGGCGCTGTTGGACCTGCTGAACGAACTGGATGAGATCGACCTGTCTGAGTGA
- a CDS encoding sarcosine oxidase subunit beta family protein, with amino-acid sequence MRYSGLKVIKEALTGHKGWRPTWRDPEPKKSYDVVIIGGGGHGLATAYYLAKNHGLTNVAVIEKGWIGGGNVGRNTTIIRSNYLLDGNEPFYELSLKLWEGLEQDFNYNAMVSQRGILNLVHSDAQRDAARRRGNAMILNGSDAELLDVDGVRAMYPFLNFNNARFPIKGGLLHRRGGTVRHDAVAWGYARGADLRGVDIIQNCEVTGFKIENGKCLGVETSKGFIGANKVASCVAGSSSRVMEKAGMRLPIESHVLQAFVSEGLKPVLDGVITFGAGHFYCSQSDKGGLVFGGDLDMYNSYAQRGNLPVVEDVMEGGMALIPSLGRVRMLRSWGGIMDMSMDGSPYIDKTHVDGLYFNGGWCYGGFKATPASGWCYAHLLATDTPHKVAAEYRLDRFRRGCMIDEKGQGAQPNLH; translated from the coding sequence ATGCGGTACTCCGGCCTGAAAGTAATCAAGGAGGCCCTGACGGGCCACAAGGGATGGCGCCCGACCTGGCGCGATCCGGAACCCAAAAAAAGCTACGATGTGGTGATCATCGGCGGCGGCGGCCACGGGCTGGCGACGGCCTATTACCTCGCCAAGAACCATGGGCTAACCAATGTTGCGGTGATTGAGAAGGGCTGGATCGGCGGCGGCAATGTGGGCCGTAACACCACCATCATCCGCTCCAACTACCTGCTGGACGGCAATGAGCCGTTTTATGAGCTGTCGCTGAAGCTGTGGGAAGGGCTAGAGCAGGACTTCAACTACAACGCCATGGTCAGCCAGCGCGGCATTCTGAACCTTGTGCACTCGGACGCACAGCGCGATGCGGCGCGGCGCCGGGGCAATGCGATGATCCTGAACGGATCAGACGCGGAGCTGCTGGATGTAGACGGTGTGCGGGCGATGTACCCGTTCCTGAACTTCAACAACGCACGTTTCCCGATCAAGGGCGGCCTGTTGCACCGCCGCGGCGGCACTGTGCGCCACGATGCGGTGGCCTGGGGCTATGCCCGCGGGGCGGATCTGCGCGGGGTGGACATCATCCAGAACTGCGAAGTCACCGGCTTCAAGATCGAGAACGGTAAGTGCCTGGGTGTGGAAACCTCCAAGGGCTTCATCGGCGCCAACAAGGTGGCAAGCTGCGTCGCCGGGTCGTCGAGCCGGGTGATGGAGAAGGCGGGCATGCGCCTGCCGATCGAAAGCCACGTGCTGCAGGCCTTTGTCTCTGAAGGGCTGAAGCCGGTGCTGGACGGGGTCATCACCTTTGGCGCGGGTCATTTTTACTGCAGCCAGTCCGACAAGGGCGGATTGGTCTTTGGTGGCGATCTGGACATGTACAATTCCTATGCGCAGCGCGGTAACCTGCCGGTTGTCGAGGACGTGATGGAAGGCGGCATGGCGCTGATCCCCAGCTTAGGCCGGGTGCGGATGCTGCGCAGCTGGGGCGGCATCATGGATATGTCGATGGACGGCTCTCCTTACATCGACAAGACCCATGTGGACGGGCTCTATTTCAACGGCGGCTGGTGCTACGGCGGGTTCAAGGCGACCCCGGCCTCGGGCTGGTGTTACGCGCATCTGCTGGCAACGGACACGCCGCACAAGGTGGCCGCGGAATACCGGCTCGACCGGTTCCGCCGCGGCTGCATGATTGATGAAAAGGGCCAGGGCGCCCAGCCGAACCTGCACTGA
- a CDS encoding sarcosine oxidase subunit delta, giving the protein MIITHPILGPRDSQEFTYLGDASLIDRPDWQAEDAADQFHDYLYLRDNPAGEHRELWFHEQGDRSWLVVTRNTVTHEILNVELARDVARARGRSK; this is encoded by the coding sequence ATGATTATTACCCATCCGATCCTCGGGCCGCGCGACTCGCAGGAATTCACCTATCTGGGCGACGCCAGCCTGATCGACCGGCCTGACTGGCAGGCCGAAGACGCGGCGGACCAGTTTCACGATTACCTGTATCTGCGCGACAATCCGGCGGGCGAGCACCGCGAGCTGTGGTTCCACGAGCAGGGCGACCGCTCCTGGCTGGTGGTGACCCGCAACACCGTGACCCATGAAATCCTGAACGTTGAGCTGGCCCGCGATGTGGCCCGGGCAAGGGGGCGCAGCAAATGA
- a CDS encoding 5-carboxymethyl-2-hydroxymuconate Delta-isomerase yields the protein MPHITLDYSANMEARTDIAALCTHLRQAAAATGVFPLAGLRVRAFAANHVSIADGDPQHGYIDISIRLRAGRDLETRKRAAQTVFDAARTFLEPAMQQHSIALSLEMRNIDPELSPKCGTIRDHMQKADQ from the coding sequence ATGCCGCACATCACGCTGGACTACTCGGCCAACATGGAGGCGCGCACCGATATCGCCGCCCTGTGCACCCACCTGCGGCAGGCTGCAGCGGCCACCGGCGTGTTCCCTCTGGCGGGCCTCCGGGTGCGGGCCTTTGCGGCCAATCATGTCTCAATCGCCGATGGTGATCCGCAGCATGGATACATCGACATCTCCATCCGGCTGCGGGCCGGCCGCGATCTGGAAACCCGCAAACGCGCCGCCCAGACGGTGTTTGACGCGGCCCGCACCTTCCTCGAACCGGCGATGCAGCAGCATTCCATCGCGCTGTCGCTGGAGATGCGCAATATCGACCCTGAGCTTTCCCCAAAATGCGGCACCATCCGCGACCACATGCAAAAGGCGGACCAGTGA